One window of the Archangium primigenium genome contains the following:
- a CDS encoding YhfC family glutamic-type intramembrane protease — protein MSAPLDSRLIASFGVAIVFDVLMPVLLVLAARRRWGIAWKTVGVGVLTFTFSQLLTRVPAVWGVQYLLRDALKASESLRLLWLVVLSLSAGLFEETARLVAFKYPLRELRRWKDAVGLGLGHGGLESAVLVGGLAALGLVNVVVLSRMDPSAMSLPAEQLEQIRAAQAHVAAMRWWEPLLGAYERLGAVVMHVGFSVLVLQRFSRGHVGWYWGAVGLHALSNLAAVWVMQSWGAVAAEGVMTVFALATLGLALRLREGPASGAA, from the coding sequence GTGTCCGCGCCGCTCGACTCCCGCCTGATCGCCAGCTTCGGCGTCGCCATCGTCTTCGACGTGCTGATGCCCGTCCTGCTCGTGCTGGCGGCGCGGCGGCGCTGGGGCATCGCCTGGAAGACCGTGGGGGTGGGGGTCCTGACCTTCACCTTCTCGCAATTGCTCACCCGCGTGCCCGCGGTGTGGGGGGTGCAATACCTGCTGCGCGACGCGCTCAAGGCCTCCGAGTCCCTGCGCCTGCTGTGGCTCGTGGTGCTGAGCCTGTCCGCGGGCCTGTTCGAGGAGACCGCGCGGCTCGTGGCCTTCAAGTACCCCTTGCGGGAGCTGCGGCGGTGGAAGGACGCCGTGGGCCTGGGCCTGGGGCACGGCGGCCTGGAGTCGGCCGTGCTCGTGGGGGGCCTGGCCGCGCTGGGGCTGGTCAACGTGGTGGTCCTCTCGCGGATGGATCCCTCGGCGATGTCGCTCCCCGCCGAGCAGCTCGAGCAGATCCGCGCCGCCCAGGCCCACGTGGCCGCGATGCGCTGGTGGGAGCCGCTGCTGGGCGCGTACGAGCGCCTGGGCGCGGTGGTGATGCACGTGGGCTTCAGCGTGCTCGTGCTCCAGCGCTTCTCCCGAGGACACGTCGGTTGGTACTGGGGCGCCGTGGGCCTGCACGCGCTGTCCAACCTCGCCGCCGTGTGGGTGATGCAGTCCTGGGGCGCGGTGGCCGCCGAGGGCGTGATGACCGTCTTCGCCCTCGCGACCCTGGGACTCGCGCTGCGGCTGCGAGAGGGTCCCGCGTCCGGCGCCGCTTAG
- a CDS encoding energy transducer TonB has translation MPPSSHRLPRALLLSVGMHLGLGVWLWSRSEPEPPPVEPLQHPTQLQFVEVEIPLRPAPPSAPPGSTQPIRAPAPKVTRRLSKPLSNAAKAPDLEDASGGLHPTFFTLGRSMLQHWNPEPYLAAIGFEGAFAMSVGAQHEVGRIVAAADARDRKALRRETKQAVRTARHTRMHIFQDARGQVLSVRVVASSHDPRLDVVAVQALLDAARRQGLLAPDPPRQEGALVRSLWEAELTVAEHPPAPEGGLEFSAEMTPTQLQLPAGQHLYKRVRLLEVR, from the coding sequence ATGCCGCCCTCCTCCCACCGCCTGCCCCGCGCGCTGCTGCTCAGCGTGGGCATGCATCTGGGTCTGGGCGTCTGGCTCTGGAGCCGGAGCGAGCCCGAGCCCCCTCCCGTGGAGCCGCTCCAGCATCCCACCCAGCTCCAGTTCGTGGAGGTCGAGATCCCCCTCCGCCCCGCGCCACCGTCGGCCCCGCCTGGGAGCACCCAGCCGATTCGCGCCCCCGCCCCCAAGGTCACGCGTCGGCTGTCCAAGCCCCTGTCCAACGCCGCGAAGGCCCCCGATTTGGAGGATGCCTCCGGCGGCTTGCATCCCACGTTCTTCACGCTGGGGCGGTCGATGCTCCAGCACTGGAACCCCGAGCCCTACCTGGCGGCCATCGGCTTCGAGGGCGCCTTCGCGATGAGCGTCGGCGCCCAGCACGAGGTGGGGCGCATCGTGGCGGCGGCCGACGCACGAGACAGGAAGGCCCTGCGCCGCGAGACGAAGCAGGCGGTCCGGACCGCCCGGCACACCCGGATGCACATCTTCCAGGATGCCCGGGGCCAGGTGCTCAGCGTGCGGGTCGTCGCCTCCAGTCATGATCCGCGCCTGGATGTCGTGGCGGTGCAGGCCCTCCTCGACGCCGCCAGGCGCCAGGGGCTCCTGGCCCCAGACCCCCCTCGTCAGGAGGGGGCCCTCGTGCGGAGCCTGTGGGAGGCGGAGCTCACCGTCGCCGAGCACCCTCCCGCGCCCGAGGGGGGCCTCGAGTTCAGCGCGGAGATGACGCCCACGCAGCTCCAGCTGCCCGCCGGGCAGCACCTCTACAAGCGCGTGCGACTGCTCGAGGTGCGCTAA
- the epmA gene encoding EF-P lysine aminoacylase EpmA: MPNPVQWRAATARQTLYSALRRFFTQRDYLEVDTPLLVPTPGMEPHITPFEAPFVPETNVGRRRSLYLHTSPEYAMKRLLADGAGPLFQICKVFRNGEVSPTHNPEFTMLEFYRPHADYHAIMADLEGALAEADRAVGGDGFFSRTPYERLSVRDAVLRATGVDLRACPDGPSLKRAAEAAGVRTGDALLFDDVFFHLFLQKVERGLGHERPTFLTEYPASMASLARLKPGEPAVAERTELYARGLELANGFSELTDAVEQRTRLMEEQQFRRDAGRAVYPLDERFLDAVGRMPPSAGIAVGLDRILMLLLGVESISDVLLFPAHEFVGE; the protein is encoded by the coding sequence ATGCCCAATCCAGTCCAGTGGCGCGCGGCCACCGCCCGACAGACGCTCTACTCGGCCCTGCGCCGCTTCTTCACCCAGCGTGACTACCTGGAGGTGGACACGCCCCTGCTCGTGCCGACCCCCGGCATGGAGCCCCACATCACGCCCTTCGAGGCGCCCTTCGTCCCCGAGACGAACGTGGGCCGGCGCCGGTCGCTCTACCTGCACACCAGCCCCGAGTACGCGATGAAGCGGCTGCTCGCGGACGGCGCGGGGCCCCTGTTCCAGATCTGCAAGGTCTTCCGCAACGGGGAGGTGTCGCCCACGCACAACCCCGAGTTCACGATGCTGGAGTTCTACCGGCCCCACGCGGACTACCACGCCATCATGGCGGACCTGGAGGGCGCGCTGGCCGAGGCGGACCGGGCCGTGGGCGGCGACGGCTTCTTCTCCCGGACCCCCTACGAGCGCCTGTCCGTGCGCGACGCCGTGCTGCGCGCCACGGGGGTGGACCTGCGCGCCTGTCCGGACGGGCCCTCGCTCAAGCGGGCGGCGGAGGCGGCCGGGGTGCGCACCGGCGACGCCCTGCTCTTCGACGACGTCTTCTTCCACCTCTTCCTGCAGAAGGTGGAGCGGGGGCTGGGCCACGAGCGCCCCACGTTCCTCACCGAGTACCCCGCCTCCATGGCGTCCCTGGCGCGGCTCAAGCCCGGAGAGCCCGCCGTGGCCGAGCGCACCGAGCTCTACGCCCGGGGCCTGGAGCTGGCCAATGGCTTCTCCGAGCTGACGGACGCGGTGGAGCAGCGCACCCGGCTGATGGAGGAGCAACAATTCCGCCGCGATGCGGGCCGGGCCGTCTATCCACTGGACGAGCGCTTCCTCGACGCGGTAGGGCGAATGCCGCCCTCGGCGGGGATCGCCGTGGGGTTGGACCGGATCCTGATGTTGCTGCTGGGCGTGGAGTCCATCTCGGACGTGCTTCTCTTCCCGGCACACGAATTCGTAGGTGAGTGA
- a CDS encoding inorganic pyrophosphatase — translation MAPKKPQTHNFQAHPWHGISPGEEAPETVTTYVEIVPTDTVKYELDKEAGILRLDRPQRFSSQCPTLYGFVPQTYCDELVAKRCADRTGIKDIKGDGDPLDICVLTEKVIPTGALLVRAVPVGGFRMVDGNEADDKIIAVLESDLVYGAFQHVAQLPTALVERLKHYFLTYKQIPSQAKRSVEIVEMYDRSEAHEVIVRSMKDYQRVYGQGSASKPRARGKR, via the coding sequence ATGGCCCCCAAGAAGCCGCAGACCCACAACTTCCAGGCCCACCCGTGGCATGGCATCTCCCCGGGCGAGGAAGCCCCGGAGACCGTGACCACCTACGTGGAGATCGTCCCCACCGACACGGTGAAGTACGAGCTCGACAAGGAGGCGGGCATCCTGCGCCTGGACCGGCCCCAGCGCTTCTCCAGCCAGTGCCCCACGCTCTACGGCTTCGTGCCCCAGACGTACTGCGACGAGCTGGTGGCCAAGCGCTGCGCGGACCGCACCGGCATCAAGGACATCAAGGGCGATGGCGACCCGCTCGACATCTGCGTCTTGACGGAGAAGGTGATTCCCACGGGCGCGCTGCTGGTGCGCGCGGTGCCGGTGGGGGGCTTTCGCATGGTCGACGGCAACGAGGCCGACGACAAGATCATCGCCGTGCTGGAGTCGGACCTCGTCTACGGCGCCTTCCAGCACGTGGCGCAGCTGCCCACGGCGCTCGTGGAGCGGCTCAAGCACTACTTCCTGACCTACAAGCAGATCCCCAGCCAGGCCAAGCGCTCGGTGGAGATCGTCGAGATGTACGATCGCTCGGAGGCCCACGAGGTCATCGTGCGCAGCATGAAGGACTACCAGCGCGTGTACGGCCAGGGCTCGGCGAGCAAGCCCCGCGCGCGCGGCAAGCGCTGA
- a CDS encoding nicotinamidase, whose translation MSLPIPSFYNEKQVNTLYLERSALVTAEARKYAAEHKLRPASEDRLRIAAFGIDVQVGFCLPEGALFVPGAVEDTRRTLTWLYSNLEKITSLVFSLDTHNAFQIFHPDWWRDARGNPPAPMTVITAAEVRSGRWRATRQPEKSLAYCENLESSGRYVLTIWPYHSLLGSLGHALLPSVMEASLFHAVARDTPTRFDLKGEEPLTESYSVLSPEVKDLAGQKVGEFNQKLFDYLRAFDRVYVFGQAKSHCVLSTLMDLKQAIEATDRSLMKRIYILEDAMSPVRPPMIHPLPPALDFPRLADAGIQALREAGMRVVRTTDPIDA comes from the coding sequence ATGTCGCTGCCCATCCCGTCGTTCTACAACGAGAAGCAGGTCAACACGTTGTACCTGGAGCGCTCCGCGCTGGTGACGGCGGAGGCCCGCAAGTACGCGGCCGAGCACAAGCTCCGGCCCGCGAGCGAGGACCGGTTGCGCATCGCCGCCTTCGGCATCGACGTGCAGGTGGGCTTCTGCCTTCCCGAGGGCGCGCTCTTCGTGCCCGGCGCGGTGGAGGACACCCGGCGCACGTTGACCTGGCTGTACTCGAACCTGGAGAAGATCACCTCGCTCGTCTTCTCCCTGGACACGCACAACGCCTTCCAGATCTTCCACCCGGACTGGTGGCGGGACGCGCGCGGCAACCCGCCCGCGCCCATGACGGTCATCACCGCGGCGGAGGTCCGCTCGGGCCGCTGGCGCGCCACGCGTCAGCCGGAGAAGAGCCTCGCCTACTGCGAGAACCTGGAGTCCTCGGGCCGCTACGTGCTGACCATCTGGCCCTACCACTCGCTGCTCGGCAGCCTCGGCCACGCGCTGCTGCCCTCGGTCATGGAGGCGAGCCTCTTCCACGCCGTGGCGCGCGACACGCCCACGCGCTTCGATCTCAAGGGCGAGGAGCCCCTCACCGAGAGCTACTCCGTGCTGTCCCCCGAGGTGAAGGACCTCGCGGGGCAGAAGGTGGGCGAGTTCAACCAGAAGCTCTTCGACTACCTGCGCGCCTTCGATCGCGTCTACGTCTTCGGCCAGGCCAAGTCCCACTGCGTGCTGTCCACGCTGATGGACCTCAAGCAGGCCATCGAGGCGACGGACCGCTCCCTGATGAAGCGCATCTACATCCTCGAGGACGCGATGAGCCCCGTGCGGCCGCCCATGATTCATCCGCTGCCGCCAGCGCTGGACTTTCCTCGATTGGCCGACGCTGGCATCCAGGCGCTGCGCGAGGCGGGCATGCGGGTGGTACGGACCACCGACCCGATCGACGCGTGA
- a CDS encoding chromosome segregation protein SMC codes for MRPRLPALVLGIGLGLLGGCATPKPPAPPPPTEAQRLAEEVARSTTEAQALLEAQDLLVWNFWTEGTQGDMAATYTGREGLFTLEAIRKIERLRQLDAEPRQVRALTALQSHFAGEYLSQQLAEVNDALANLEASLTFQVDGHDVRWHELERLLANERSALKRRALYTAATPALERLTPLIRKREERTEALVRELGYASYEAFGGELRQADLGRLGVLAEEVLQATEAPYQVVMERLSQRELGQAYAKLTRADLPRLFRGREVEGLFLKGEGLLRAHGTLAGMGIDLGEMKNVRIDARADVKRKNPRPLALGIRVPQDVRLSVKPVGGALEQVRLLHEFGHALHYAFTQEPRFELAKLGNPTVTETYAALFEDLMDDPVWLEEHAGLKDKERSDYLAAASAHKLFLIRRAAGRLLYALALHRPGADARALYQAMLERVDGMPASADDVARYLVDQEDFFQSADNFRAWFLAGQLQGQLKARFGPAWWHSLEAGTFLKGLWAQGNALSARELARGLGDEGIVPDVLLLRLGTTLGVPMKLGSHEEPAPPASAP; via the coding sequence ATGCGCCCAAGGCTTCCCGCACTCGTTCTCGGTATTGGTCTCGGTCTGCTCGGCGGGTGTGCCACGCCGAAGCCCCCCGCCCCGCCCCCTCCCACCGAGGCGCAGCGGCTCGCCGAGGAGGTGGCCCGGAGCACCACCGAGGCCCAGGCCCTGCTCGAGGCGCAGGATCTGCTGGTCTGGAACTTCTGGACGGAGGGCACCCAGGGGGACATGGCGGCCACGTACACGGGGCGCGAGGGGCTCTTCACCCTGGAGGCCATCCGCAAGATTGAACGCCTGCGCCAGCTCGACGCCGAGCCCCGGCAGGTGCGGGCCCTCACCGCGCTGCAGTCGCACTTCGCCGGCGAGTACCTCTCCCAGCAGCTCGCCGAGGTGAACGACGCGCTGGCCAACCTGGAGGCCTCGCTCACGTTCCAGGTGGACGGCCACGACGTGCGCTGGCACGAGCTGGAGCGGCTGCTGGCCAACGAGCGCAGCGCGCTCAAGCGCCGGGCGCTCTACACGGCGGCCACGCCCGCGCTGGAGCGGCTCACCCCGCTCATCCGCAAGCGCGAGGAGCGCACCGAGGCGCTGGTGCGCGAGCTGGGCTACGCCTCCTACGAGGCCTTCGGGGGCGAGCTGCGCCAGGCGGACCTGGGCCGGCTGGGCGTCCTGGCCGAGGAGGTGCTCCAGGCCACGGAGGCGCCCTACCAGGTGGTGATGGAGCGGCTGTCCCAGCGCGAGTTGGGGCAGGCCTACGCGAAGCTGACGCGGGCGGACCTGCCCCGGCTGTTCCGCGGACGGGAGGTGGAGGGGCTGTTCCTCAAGGGCGAGGGCCTGCTGCGCGCGCACGGCACGCTGGCGGGCATGGGCATCGACCTGGGGGAGATGAAGAACGTGCGCATCGACGCCCGGGCGGACGTGAAGCGCAAGAACCCGCGGCCGCTGGCGCTCGGCATCCGGGTGCCCCAGGACGTGCGGCTGTCGGTCAAGCCGGTGGGCGGCGCGCTGGAGCAGGTGCGGCTGCTGCACGAGTTCGGCCACGCGCTGCACTACGCCTTCACCCAGGAGCCGCGCTTCGAGCTGGCCAAGCTGGGCAACCCCACCGTCACCGAGACGTACGCGGCCCTCTTCGAGGACCTGATGGACGACCCGGTGTGGCTGGAGGAGCACGCGGGGCTCAAGGACAAGGAGCGCAGCGACTACCTGGCGGCGGCGAGCGCGCACAAGCTGTTCCTCATCCGTCGCGCGGCGGGCCGGCTGCTCTACGCGCTCGCCCTGCACCGGCCGGGCGCGGACGCGCGCGCGCTGTACCAGGCGATGCTCGAGCGCGTGGACGGCATGCCGGCCTCGGCCGACGACGTGGCGCGCTACCTCGTGGACCAGGAGGACTTCTTCCAGTCCGCGGACAACTTCCGGGCGTGGTTCCTCGCCGGCCAGCTCCAGGGCCAGCTCAAGGCGCGCTTCGGACCGGCGTGGTGGCACAGCCTGGAGGCGGGCACGTTCCTCAAGGGCCTGTGGGCCCAGGGCAACGCGCTCTCGGCGCGCGAGCTGGCGCGCGGCCTCGGGGATGAGGGCATCGTGCCGGACGTGCTGCTCTTGCGCCTGGGCACCACCCTGGGCGTGCCCATGAAGCTGGGCTCCCACGAGGAGCCCGCCCCGCCCGCTTCCGCTCCTTAG
- a CDS encoding SPFH domain-containing protein encodes MGFFGTIKNESQRNFIARADEAKGEIVYKYPEKNIRMLTQLTVDADEVALFVKDGKVEGKLGPGRHQLDSKNIPFLGRLIEGFTGGNLFITEVFFVSTREITGLKFGGPIGDVRDPETGLGIGTMVYGDFSIRVTEPEQLVVGLVGMGRTSNADFVGWFKNQVLKVTRDRIAELLVKKRWPLLDVTSGAYTEEIETEVIAGLKPHVDSYGLTVVRMGNFHISIKEEDEATLKKLSKDVAYSRLAGGFQQYAQGQAMLGASEGMAKGGGGSDGALQGMGMGMGFGMAQAFANNQQPGQHGGGGGQAGQFQQPPPQPQAAAPADTRTPAQRLKEIKELKDAGVLSDEEYTAKRAELMKLL; translated from the coding sequence ATGGGATTCTTCGGTACGATCAAGAACGAGTCGCAGCGCAACTTCATCGCGCGCGCCGACGAGGCGAAGGGGGAGATTGTCTACAAGTATCCGGAGAAGAACATCCGGATGCTCACCCAGCTCACCGTCGATGCCGACGAGGTCGCCCTCTTCGTGAAGGACGGGAAGGTGGAGGGCAAGCTCGGGCCGGGCCGTCACCAGCTCGACAGCAAGAACATCCCCTTCCTGGGCCGCCTCATCGAGGGTTTCACGGGCGGAAACCTCTTCATCACCGAGGTCTTCTTCGTCTCGACGCGGGAGATCACCGGGCTGAAGTTCGGCGGCCCCATCGGCGACGTGCGCGACCCGGAGACGGGCCTGGGCATCGGCACCATGGTCTACGGTGACTTCTCCATCCGCGTGACGGAGCCGGAGCAGCTCGTGGTGGGCCTGGTGGGCATGGGCCGCACGTCCAACGCGGACTTCGTGGGCTGGTTCAAGAACCAGGTCCTCAAGGTGACGCGCGACCGCATCGCCGAGCTGCTGGTCAAGAAGCGCTGGCCGCTGCTGGACGTGACGAGCGGCGCGTACACCGAGGAGATCGAGACCGAGGTCATCGCCGGCCTCAAGCCCCATGTGGACAGCTACGGCCTGACCGTGGTGCGCATGGGCAACTTCCACATCAGCATCAAGGAAGAGGACGAGGCCACGCTCAAGAAGCTGTCCAAGGACGTGGCGTACTCGCGTCTGGCCGGCGGCTTCCAGCAGTACGCGCAGGGTCAGGCGATGCTGGGCGCGTCCGAGGGCATGGCCAAGGGCGGTGGCGGCTCGGATGGCGCGCTGCAGGGCATGGGCATGGGCATGGGGTTCGGCATGGCCCAGGCCTTCGCCAACAACCAGCAGCCGGGCCAGCACGGCGGCGGTGGTGGGCAGGCGGGTCAGTTCCAGCAGCCGCCCCCGCAGCCTCAGGCGGCGGCCCCGGCGGACACGCGCACCCCGGCGCAGCGCCTCAAGGAGATCAAGGAACTCAAGGACGCGGGTGTGCTCTCCGATGAGGAGTACACCGCCAAGCGCGCCGAGCTGATGAAGCTCCTGTAG
- a CDS encoding methylase produces MRGRTSEGRLQALDAYLLHHERPLLTRQDGDWARAVFVDVGLGEQPWTTLESARAFREVNAALRVVGVEADPARVASARVHADALTDFREGGFTLPLRPDETVRLIRATNLLRGYRAEDVPGVHQVLGERLLEGGLLVEGSTDTSGAVGVSHLLRRTGSGLAREALLFHTDFSRGFAPVLFRDWLPRDFRRRVKPGEPIHDFFVYWTEAWSAARAGGHVSPPEAFRHSLQGLSRRVEGLVLEPWLLDHGYALWRPTGGVFG; encoded by the coding sequence ATGCGCGGACGGACCTCCGAGGGGCGCCTCCAGGCGCTGGACGCCTACCTGCTCCACCACGAGCGGCCCCTGCTCACGCGCCAGGACGGCGACTGGGCGCGGGCCGTGTTCGTGGACGTGGGCCTGGGCGAGCAGCCGTGGACCACGCTCGAGAGCGCGCGGGCCTTCCGGGAGGTGAACGCCGCGCTGCGCGTGGTGGGTGTGGAGGCGGACCCGGCCCGGGTGGCGTCCGCCCGCGTCCATGCCGACGCGCTCACCGACTTCCGCGAGGGCGGCTTCACGCTGCCCCTGCGGCCGGACGAGACCGTCCGCCTCATCCGCGCCACCAACCTGCTGCGGGGCTACCGCGCCGAGGACGTGCCCGGCGTCCACCAAGTGCTGGGCGAGCGGCTGCTGGAGGGTGGCCTCTTGGTGGAGGGGAGCACGGACACGTCGGGCGCGGTGGGCGTGTCCCACCTGCTGCGGCGCACGGGGTCGGGGCTGGCGCGCGAGGCGCTGCTGTTCCACACGGACTTCAGCCGCGGCTTCGCCCCCGTGCTCTTCCGCGACTGGCTGCCCCGCGACTTTCGCCGCAGGGTGAAACCCGGCGAGCCCATCCATGACTTCTTCGTCTACTGGACAGAAGCGTGGAGCGCGGCGCGCGCTGGGGGGCACGTGTCTCCCCCGGAGGCCTTCCGTCACTCGCTCCAGGGGCTGTCCAGGCGCGTGGAGGGCCTGGTGCTGGAGCCGTGGCTGCTCGACCACGGCTACGCGCTCTGGCGGCCCACGGGCGGCGTGTTCGGTT
- a CDS encoding nicotinate phosphoribosyltransferase, with protein MGSPLLATDGYKFSMAEAGWPLRRETFYYSHRKGGQQVVPLDIASYVRALLPTPTEADYAYLARNSYEMGAGFKAAIRKQELVIRALPKGARFYPREPVFTLTGSSALVSWLEPLLLQLNFRIQVASVALTDREALAQALAVVSCEEEKRIALETLDAVGAAPVPIRVDTEGYHARVVAVVKDLVAAVGDASRIFEVGLRAATCLQQHEIALRACHEAGVTRTSNVLLAEKLGMIPVGTMGHEHVQRYGQDEAAFRAIRERRPERSSFLLDTYDTLASGLPTAFRIIHEEPNAGDSIRFDSGDKKKQYTLAVSRAKQEGIKPVLILEDGLDAQATREFEALRAEFGWEPSQQFYGYGGFIVARTMASPFTRDRVAAVYKLACTGHVPTMKFGNELAEGKQSIPGTPVVFRRVSGTGPIGLVGQHGEAPPEGYVLLSGAAADTTPAESEPAPRIAYTAATQALVDELRERHFPHKPVAAAPIAS; from the coding sequence ATGGGAAGTCCGCTGCTCGCGACGGACGGCTACAAGTTCAGCATGGCCGAGGCCGGCTGGCCGTTGCGCCGGGAGACGTTCTACTACTCGCACCGCAAGGGAGGGCAGCAGGTGGTCCCCCTGGACATCGCGTCCTACGTGCGCGCGCTGCTGCCCACGCCCACCGAGGCGGACTACGCCTACCTGGCGCGCAACAGCTACGAGATGGGGGCGGGCTTCAAGGCGGCCATCCGCAAGCAGGAGCTGGTCATCCGGGCGCTGCCCAAGGGCGCGCGCTTCTACCCGCGCGAGCCGGTGTTCACGCTGACGGGCAGCTCGGCGCTGGTGTCGTGGCTGGAGCCGTTGCTGCTCCAGCTCAACTTCCGCATCCAGGTGGCCTCGGTGGCGCTCACGGATCGCGAGGCGCTGGCCCAGGCGCTCGCCGTGGTGTCGTGCGAGGAGGAGAAGCGCATCGCCCTGGAGACGCTGGACGCGGTGGGCGCGGCGCCCGTGCCCATCCGGGTGGACACGGAGGGCTATCACGCGCGCGTGGTCGCGGTGGTGAAGGACCTGGTGGCGGCGGTGGGGGACGCGAGCCGCATCTTCGAGGTGGGCCTGCGCGCGGCCACGTGCCTGCAGCAGCATGAGATCGCCTTGCGCGCCTGTCACGAGGCGGGGGTGACCCGCACGAGCAACGTGCTCCTGGCCGAGAAGCTGGGGATGATTCCCGTGGGCACCATGGGCCACGAGCACGTGCAGCGCTACGGCCAGGACGAGGCGGCCTTCCGCGCCATCCGCGAGCGGCGGCCCGAGCGCTCCAGCTTCCTCCTGGACACCTACGACACGCTGGCCTCGGGGCTGCCCACGGCCTTCCGCATCATCCACGAGGAGCCCAACGCGGGGGACTCCATCCGCTTCGACTCGGGCGACAAGAAGAAGCAGTACACGCTGGCGGTGTCGCGGGCGAAGCAGGAGGGCATCAAGCCGGTGCTCATCCTGGAGGACGGCCTGGACGCCCAGGCCACGCGCGAGTTCGAGGCCCTGCGCGCCGAGTTCGGCTGGGAGCCCTCGCAGCAGTTCTACGGCTACGGCGGCTTCATCGTGGCGCGCACCATGGCGAGCCCCTTCACGCGTGACCGCGTGGCGGCCGTCTACAAGCTGGCGTGCACGGGCCATGTGCCCACCATGAAGTTCGGCAACGAGCTGGCCGAGGGCAAGCAGAGCATCCCGGGCACGCCGGTGGTGTTCCGCCGGGTGAGTGGCACGGGGCCCATCGGCCTCGTGGGGCAGCACGGCGAGGCGCCGCCCGAGGGCTACGTGCTGCTCAGCGGCGCGGCCGCGGACACCACGCCCGCGGAGAGCGAGCCCGCGCCGCGCATCGCGTACACGGCGGCCACCCAGGCCCTGGTGGACGAGCTGCGCGAGCGGCACTTCCCCCACAAGCCCGTCGCCGCCGCCCCCATCGCCAGCTGA
- a CDS encoding NUDIX hydrolase: MRAPDVLRARQSLAPHARPAVAVDLVILTLVDGALHVLLIRRGEAPFEGHLALPGGFLRVGDGVEDQGEDLDLAAARELQEETGLAPGDVLLEQFATFGRPGRDPRMRVLSVAYYALVRPELCPRVRAGGDAEETFWAPVADLVGSTLAFDHGHILQVALARMRDKLDTSALAFSLVPERFTIPELRTVFSAVKGEAQDPGNFRRKVKRLVEDGVLEPAPGVRRTASKPAALYRFRAS, translated from the coding sequence GTGAGGGCTCCGGACGTCCTGCGAGCCCGCCAGAGCCTGGCGCCCCATGCGCGCCCGGCGGTGGCGGTGGACCTGGTCATCCTGACGCTGGTGGACGGCGCGCTGCACGTGCTGCTCATCCGCCGGGGCGAGGCGCCCTTCGAGGGGCACCTGGCGCTGCCGGGGGGCTTCCTGCGCGTGGGCGATGGGGTGGAGGACCAGGGCGAGGACCTGGACCTGGCGGCGGCGCGCGAGCTCCAGGAGGAGACGGGGCTCGCGCCCGGGGACGTGCTCCTGGAGCAGTTCGCCACCTTCGGGCGGCCGGGACGGGATCCGCGCATGCGGGTGCTGTCGGTGGCGTACTACGCGCTGGTGCGGCCGGAGCTCTGCCCGCGGGTGCGCGCGGGCGGCGACGCGGAGGAGACGTTCTGGGCGCCCGTGGCGGACCTGGTCGGCAGCACGCTCGCCTTCGACCATGGGCACATCCTCCAGGTGGCGCTCGCGCGCATGCGCGACAAGCTGGACACCTCCGCGCTGGCGTTCTCGCTCGTGCCCGAGCGCTTCACCATTCCGGAGCTGCGCACGGTCTTCTCCGCCGTGAAGGGCGAGGCGCAGGACCCGGGCAATTTCCGCCGCAAGGTGAAGCGGCTCGTCGAGGACGGGGTGCTGGAGCCCGCGCCGGGCGTGCGGCGCACGGCCTCCAAGCCCGCGGCGCTCTACCGCTTCCGCGCCTCCTGA